From the Neobacillus sp. PS3-34 genome, the window ACCAGGCTGACAGCCAAGCCTACCATGGGGCCGATTGTTGATATTAACACTAACGCTGCGATCCCTCCTGCGATAAGTAAACCAAATTTTTTCATTTTGTTTCCTCCTTCCTTTCTTGATTTCATCTTACCTTTATTCCAAATATCTCATAACGAACTCCAGCCAGATTTTTAAATAAGACCTGAGACGTAGAAAGGGTCAGCCCTAAAGGACTGACCCTCTTCCATCTTATTTAGAAATAAACATTTGTGACCAATAATACCGTTGCGCCCCACCCTTTGAATATCCAACCCCAATGCGTGTGTAATTGCGGCTCAGGATGTTTGCCCTATGTCCTGGGCTGTTCATCCATGCCTGTACAACCATTTGAGGGGTTGCCTGTCCTGCAGCGATGTTTTCTCCAGCGGATCTGTAGGCAATCCCAAAGTTTTTCATCATCGTAAAAGGATCGCCGTATGTTGGGCTAGTGTGAGAGAAATAGTTTTTGTCTCTCATATCATTTGCCTTATAGCGTGCAACCCTGGACAATTCCCAGTCAGCCGTAAGTGCTGGCAGTCCATTTTTTGTCCGTTCTTGATTGGTCAGCTGGATGACCTGTTGTTCAATGCTTTTAGTTGCATCATAGCTGGGAATGTTCACTTTCTCTCCGGGATAGATCAAGTTTGGATTCTTAACTTGCGGGTTGGCTTGAATGATTTCCGAAATGCCAACCTGGAAGCGGACAGCAATTTTCCAAAGAGAATCCCCAGGCTGTACAGTATACAACTGCTGCGCGAATGATACGCCAGGCAAGCAAAACAATGAGAGTAAAAATAAGAAACTAAACAAACTGAACAAATATGATTTTTTCATTTTTCCTCCTCCTCCGAATATATATTTTTGATTTTCAGTCTAAAATATACAGGTTTCTGAATTATTTTTAAGAAAATAAAATTTACTTGCATTGTATTCAAGAAATATTCCAATTGAGGGTTAAGGAGTTTCCTTGGCGGGAAACTGAAAGGGAGGAAAAAATAAAATGGATTACGGATAACAAATGAGATTTTTGGAGGATTAAAATGGAGCATGTTTCTTGGATGACCTACATTATGCTGATTTTAGCCAGCTATCGACTGACACATTTAATCGTTTTTGATAAAATTACCGAATTTATCAGAAGACCTTTTGTCAAAAAAGTGAAAGTGGAAACTGAAAATGGAACAAAGTCAAAAGAGGTACCTACCTCCATGTTTGGCTACCTTCTGAAATGCTATTGGTGCGCGGGAATCTGGAGTGCAATTTTTCTTGGTGGCGCCTATCTGCTGTTTCCCAAAATGGCATTCATTCTTATATTGATCTTATCCATTGCTGGCGGACAATCTATTATCGAAACCTTTGTCGGGGTGAATATCAAGAAAGTAGAATATTATGCAAACAACACTAAAAACGAAAAAAAATAGCACATCCCTAAAAATAAGAAAGCACGCTCATGGCGTGCTTTCTTATTTTAGAGGAAAAAGTTAATTGTTCTCGGTCTTAATCAAATCCCAAGGGCTAATCAAGCCGATCGGCATTTCCTTTTCCGAGCCGTTTTCGGTAATAATGACTGCTTCCAGCTTGTCTCCCTTTTGAACACGTTCTTCAAATAAATCCTCCAACTCAAATATGTTCATCTTTTTAGAAACAAATTTGACCGTGTTTGTGTTCTCACATGGCCTTATATCCTTCAATTTTTGTCCGCTTAAGTCGATAGTATTTCCTTTTAGTCGGGAGGTAAAATAACTTCTCATTCCACCTTCTGTCAGCAAAAATGAAAATTGTCCATTATTATAAATAGGAAATTGAGTAAAAGAGTATTTCTGCATATCCTGTAAAACATCCTTAACTTCTTCATCCGCTTCATATGTTTTTACCTTTGCAGAAGCAATCGAAGTGATGGAAGGCGGCGTGGACAAAAACACTGCAATTCTTTCAATTTGCTCGACGACCTCTGTATGGGGCTCTGCAATATAAAAATTCGCCTTGCTCCTTTCATGCACCAAAGCATTTCTGAGGCGTGCGTAGCTTTTTAAATCATCAAAATAATGCCGGATCGAAGAGTGCTGATTCCTAGCCCTATGCAGAAGCTCCAAAAAATGGTCATTTTCAGCAAATTTGACAAGGTTTTTTAGTTTTTCATGAATTTGATTAAAAGCAACCTCAAACCTTTCTGACTTTTCTCTTTGGCGGTCGATATTTTTAGTCACGGGAATTTCCTGTACCATTCTTCTTTTTCCTCCTCTATGAGAGGGCAAGGGCCAAACTTTCCTGGGCACCTGCCACCAATTCATCATTTTTTTTATCAGCACCATAAAGCAATAAAAGCAATGAAGTATAAATGCCTTTAAATTGAGCCAGCTGCTGGGTTTCTTCATCAATCTGTCCATATACGTCAAAGAACTGATCCCTGCTATCTGATGGCAGGAAGCTGTAGACTATGGATAGATCAACAGCTGGATGGCCAATATGAGTATCTCCCCAGTCGATGACACCAGAGATTAACCCTTCAGCATCGATGACAACATTCCTAAAATGTAAATCTCCATGGACAAGCATCTTAATCGGACTCACTTTGATGTCCTCTAATGAGTTTGCATACTCCATTATGGCATTCTGCTGTTCAGGCAGCAGATTTCCCTGGATAGCTTTTTCGATATTTTCCTCCAGCCGGCATTTTCTTTTTTCTATGCTCAACCGGTAATATTCGTCAAAAGGTACTCCCAAACGATGGGCCTGATCAACTGGAAAGCTATGAAGGCTTTTTAAAAATTCAGCCAGTGCGCCTGCAGATTGCTTCCTATGTTCTATGGTTAAGACCCCTGGTGTGATTCCTTTTACAGACTTATACCCTGTAAATGTCCATGGATAGTTCGTTGTTGGCATCCCTAGAAAAACAGGCTCCGGAATCGGCATCTTTAACATCCGAACAAGCTGTGGCAAAAGCTTTCTCTCAGTTTCCAGTAGTTCTACTGCCACTTTTCTTCGCGGGAATCGGAAAACATATTGTTTATTTACCATAAAAACAGTGTTATCGAAACCTTCTCCTAAAATATTAATATTTAAAGGTGCAAGCTGAGGAAATTGCATTGAAATGATTCCTTCCGCTTCTTCTGGGGTTAAGCTGCGCTCGGCAGACCAAATTTCCGTCATATTAACTCTCCCATTCAGTACAGGTTTATTTTTCCCTATTATAAAGCTTGCCAAAACTCCTTTACAAATATAGGCAATTGAATTTCAATCATTACTTATGATTCATTTTTCCAAGGATGGGAATATTAACAAACATCGACCTACAAACTTGAGGAGGAACATTTATGAGCACATCTGAACACAACTCACATTTTCCAAGGACCTATTGGCGTGAAATTGAATTGCCTGCCTATGAAAAATTGGCTGAAGATATCACTGTTGATGTGGCCATCGTTGGTGCGGGCATAACCGGCATTACTGCTGCGTATCTGCTCTCGAAAGAGGGGATTAAGGTTGCCCTGTTAGAAGCTGGGAGTGTTTTAAACGGAACGACAGGACATACCACTGCCAAAATAACCGCCCAGCATGGCTTATTTTACGATGAACTCATTAGTCACTTAGGTGAAGAAAAGGCAAGGTTGTATTATCAATCCCATATTGAAGCGCTTGATTTTATCAAAAACACTTCAAATGATAAAGGAATAGACTGTGATTTCAGCCCTGAGGATGCTTGTATTTACTCTACAACGGACGAATACGCAAAGAAAATTGAAAAGGAATGGGAGGCCTACCAAAAGCTTGGCATTGATGGATACCTGTCTGAAAGTATCCCTTTTCCCATTGAAATAAAAAATGCTCTATTTATGAAAAACCAGGGTCAATACCATCCTCTTAAATTCCTGACAGGTCTCCTGAAGGAAGCTGTCCGTTCTGGCTGTGCTGTCTATGAAAACACCACAGCAATGGAAATGGAGGACATTGAAGACGAACACCCAAAGGTAGTAACCCGGGATGGCAATAGAGTTACCGCCAGCAAGGTACTCATTTCCTCTCATTTCCCTTTCTATGATGGGATGGGCTTTTATTTTGCGAGGATGTATGCAGAAAGATCCTATGCAATCGGCATTAAAACTGAAAGTGAGTATCCTGGAGGAATGTACATAAGCGTGGACGAGCCTTCCCGTTCGATCCGCTACACTCCCTATGGAGAAAGCGGTGAAAAACTGCTGATCATTGGAGGTGAAAAACATAAAACCGGGCAGGGAATTGATACGATTTCCCACTATGATGCCCTACAAAAGTTTGCCGGAGAAACATTTGGAACAGAGGTTATTTCTTACCGATGGTCCGCCCAGGATTTAATCACACTTGATAAAATGCCCTATATTGGCCCTATAACAGAGAAGAAGGAAAATATCCTGGTTGCAACAGGCTATAAAAAATGGGGAATGACCAGCGGCATTCTCGCAGCACATCTTCTCAGCGATTATGTTTTACACCGTGAGAACTTATATAAAGAACTTTATTCCCCTTCCCGGTTCAATGCGGATCCGAGCTTAAAGAATTTGCTTACTGCAAACGCCGATGTCGCAGGGCATCTGCTAAAAGGCAAGCTTGAATTTGTTCCAAAGGATCCAGGCGATCTTCATAATGGAGAAGGATCCGTGGTTATGTATAATGGAAAAAGAGCTGGAGGCTACCGGGACGAGAACGGGCAACTCTATCTTGTCGACACGACATGTACACATTTGGGCTGTGAATGCGAATGGAATCACGCCGAAAAAACGTGGGACTGCCCATGCCATGGCTCCCGTTTTTCATATGCAGGAGATGTGGTTGAAGGTCCGGCACTCGATCCTTTAAAGAAAGTAGAAGAATAGGACTATCAAAATAAACCCCTCCTGGGCAGGAGGGGTTTTGGCTTAATCTACAAAAAAATCCTGTTTATTTATCCTTCGGCCGATTTCTTTTTAAATCTTCGCCAGTTGAAAATTCGACCAGCTCAGAGCTTGTTTTTCCGACCTTACTATTATTGTTTCTCTGTGCATTTTTGTTGCCCAGCTTTGTTTTACCCACACATACCAGCTCCTTTTTACTGTTTCAAAAGTAGTATGTTTTAAAAGTCGTTTGCTTATTCCAACACAATCATTGGTGGACGACGCTTTTGGGTCATTTGCTCAAAGGAATAAGAAATTTCGATTAATGCTGGTTCACTATATGCAGTTCCCGCAAACGTAATCCCTGTAGGTTCTCCGGCAGATGTATATCCGGCAGGTACAGCAATTGTAGGATATCCCGCCTTTGCGCTGATATGGGAGCCTTCATCGCTAGGGAACAAGATGGCATCCAGGCCATACTCATGGAGGGCAAAATCTATTCCTTGTTCTCCTGCATGATAGCTGTCGAATTCCAATGCTTCTACATACGCAGCCTCAGTCAGCCTGCCACTGGTTTCTTCAGATTCCAGCAATACCGCCTGTCCATATTTCAGCATTTCATCTTCGTTCTTCTCATTGAATTCAATCACCTGCGCTAAGGTTCGGACAGGAATAGAAGGATGCAGGGTGCTTAAATAAGCATTTACATCCGCCTTAAATTCGTGTGTCAAAACATCATATTTCCACTCTGCCTTGCTTGAAAGGATTTCAATGTTATCGATAACTTCCGCGCCTGATGACTTTAAGGCCGTTACTGCCTCTTCAAAAATTTGCTGCTTTTCTTCGCTCAAAAGTTGGATAAATCCTTTCCGTGCGATTCCGATCCTTTTTCCTTTTAAACCATCCTTAATTAAATGGTCAATAAAATCGATTTCAGAATGAGGACTTGACCATGTAATGCAATCTTCCATGTCCTTGCCTTTTAATGCGTTCAGAAGGACAGCAGCATCCTCCACGGTCCTTGCCATTGGCCCCGCTGTATCCTGACTGTGAGCGATTGGAATAATGCCCCGTCTGCTGATTAATCCAACCGTTGGCTTAATACCGACGAGTGAATTTTGGCAGGAAGGATTCAAAATAGAGCCCGAAGTTTCTGTGCCAACCGCAGCGGCTGCTAAGTTTGCTGCAATTGCCGCGCCTGAGCCTGAACTGGATCCGCCGACATCAAATTCTCCGCCCATAAGGATTGATGACCTGACCGCCCCGGGAACTATAGCCGCTTGGCATATTTTCTGCCATAAAATTTGCCCATTCGGTCATATTGGTTTTGCCAAGGATAACCGCGCCTGCTTTTCTTAATTGTTCGGCAACAAACGAATCACGTTGCGCAATAGAATCCTTAAGAGCTAATGAGCCTGCACTGGTATGCATTTTATCATTCGTATCAATATTGTCTTTTATTAAAATTGGAATCCCATGAAGAAGGCTTCGTGGCAGAACTTTTTCCGCTCCGCATCAAGTGAGGCTGCAATATGCAGCGCATCAGGATTAATTTCAAGCACAGAATTGATCCTGTTATGGTCGTAAGCAGAAATGCGATGCATGTACATCATGACAAGTTCTTTTGAGGAAATCTCACCGTTTTCCATTTTCCTCTGCATTTCTGCTATCGTTGCTTCCTCAAGCCATTCATCGTACATTTTTTTTAATTTCTTATTTTCCATCTTAGCTATTCCCCCCTCCCTTAAATGATTCGATGTTAAATGAAAATCACCTGTATTTTAATAAATAAAAGCCATGCTGATTAGCATGGCCACAGAGCTATTTCTTGTTTATTCTTGCAGGATTACGATTTTCCTCTGCCACTATTTGGCCTTTATAAAATACCCTTTTGCTGACTGGCACATTTATTTTTCGGCAGTATTGCTTTAATTCACGCTCTTCCCTGTCAGTGACAAGTGAAATGACCGTTCCATCTGCCCCCATCCTGCCAGTCCGACCTGAACGGTGGATGTATTGGTTTATATCCTTTGGCATGTCGATATGAACGACATGAGTAACACCTTGAATATCGAGGCCTCTCGCTGCAACATCGGTCGCTATTAGCATCTTCAGCTTGCCTTCCCGGAAATTTTTCAGTGCTGCCTGCCGTTCCATTTTTTTCAACTCGCCGTGCAGGAGGCCTACAGACAATTCCTTGAAATTCAATTTGGCAGCTACAACTGAAATTTCGGTTATATCATTAATAAAAGCCAGTACCTTGATATCCTCAAGACGTGCTATTTTCTCAAGCAGTTTCATTTTGTCACGCGGTTCGCATGAAAAAAAGATATGTTCTACCTTACCCGAAGGGATTTCTTCTTCTTTATTGATTCTGATTACTTCGGCATCCCTGGTCATTTCATGTGCCAACTGTTCGGTTTCATTTTTAAGCGTTGCTGAAAACATCATCACCTGGCGGCTTGCCATTGTACTTTTAACAATGTTCCGGATTGTGCCGATGTGCTCAGGCACGAGAAGCTGGTCTCCTTCATCAAGTACAAGTGTTTTCACTTCATGCATTTTCAGCTTTTTCTGTTTGATCAATTCATACATCCGTCCAGGCGTACCAAAAACAACTTGAGGCCTTTTTTCAGTTTTTCAAGCTGTCGCTTCAAGTTTGCGCCTCCTATAAATGAGGCACCACGAATCCCACTTCCTTCTGACCACTTTTGGAATTCCTGGTATACCTGCATCACAAGCTCCTGAGAGGATGCGAGCACAACCGCCTGTACCCCCTGATTTGTCTCGTCAACTATTTGAAGGAGTGGAAGCAGATAAGCAAGAGTTTTTCCCGTTCCTGTCGGAGATTCAGCGATAAGGTCACTGCCTTTTAAGGCAATAGGAACTGCTGTATTTTGAATCGACGTTGGAGTGCCGAAGCCTGACTTTTCCCAAGCTTCCTTTAAAAAAGGTTTCAATTCCTGAATATTTAACATATATGTCTCCTTATATAAACATCTTCTTTTTTATATTATTGGTTTTCATTCTATCTCTAATCCGTACTCAATAAAACGGTACTTTACTGATACTAACTTACATGGATAAAGGTGTCTATAGTTCCGCTGCCGCAATTGCTGGATTTAGAAGGATTTCAATTAATTTTGGAGAGGGCTGATATTTAATCAATAAGGGTCCAGCTGATCTTTTAAAGTGAGGTTATACATCGGGTAGACATGTTCCACCTTTTGGAGTGAACTTCTAAGTCACAAAATCCGGAAGAAATTTTGACAAAAATAAAAACTTGAATTTTGAACTTATTGTGAACAATTACCCGCGTCCGTCTTACCCTGCTGCTATTAATGATAATATAAATAACAGACATTAGTACTATATCGGAGTTGAGAATAATGTTTAAAATGGTGTTAATAGCAGCATTGCTATTTTTTTCCTCCTTGGGGACTCATGCATTTGCCCACTCTCATTTGGAATACTCTTCTCCGAAAAACGGGGAAGCCACTACGCATCTCCTTGCCGATGAAAAAGCTCCACAGGCAGAACTGCCAAAAAAACTGGAAAATGAACAGCCATCGTTAAAATCATATTTAGTCCCAAGCTCTATCGGATTATTGATGTTCATCGCTTTTGGAAGCTACTGGTTATTTTTCAGGAAGAAACATGTAAACGGCTAATTTCAAGCGAACTCATGAGAATGCATCCTTGTATGGTTTTTCCATAGCTTGTTAACAAAAGCAGCTGTGTCCTTCAATAGGACACAGCTTTATTAGCTTATCAAATTAAATTCATTGGCTATCGACCGTGCGCAGCACAGCCCTGACCGGACTTCCATCAGCTTCCCCTAACGGAAGCGGGAGTGCAATCAATTCATAAACTCCAGGCTGAACGCCATCCAAATTAACTGCTTCAAGGATATGAATCCCATTCTCACTTAAGCTGTGATGGCGGCAGCTCCTTGCTGTCAAGCGGATCTACAGAAGGTACATCGACACCGATGAGCCTGACTCCCTTTTTTGCCAAGTGCGGCGGAAATCCTCCTTCAAAAAAGTAATTTTCTCAGGGAATTTTGCTGTATCCTGCCAGGAAGCAGTACGTATTAATATTCGTTCAACCCCGTCTATTAATAAACCTTTCACATCAGCTGCCCCAATGCACTCCTTTCCGCTTAAATCTATTATCTGGGCTTTACCTATGTAAAGATTTAGATCAAGTTCATAAATCCTTTTTCCATCGCTGTCAAAATGAAACGGTGCGTCAACATGTGTTCCAGTATGAATACTCATCGTAAGCCTGCCGACATTTACAGACCCACTGTCCTCTTTCGACCAGGAAACTTCAAAATTGAAAGGTGTATCTCCCGGCCATGTCGGAGTTCCTTTTTCCAGCTTTCTTGAGATATCAATGATTTTCATGTCCGTTCTCCTTCTGCAACCCTAGTGTATTTATTTAATGAAAATTTAGTCTATTTTAAAAATATAATTCCCACTGTCCCTTTGTCAATTAAGGTATAGATATAAAAAACAAAAAACAGCAGATTGTTGTCTGCTGTTTCTTAATGGAATGATTCCCAGAACACCCCATTCCGGTCAATAATATCTGACAGCTCTTCAAATCGAATCTGGAAGGTAGGGAACCCAGCTACATAAGGGGCAATTTCATATGGCTTGAAATATATACTCAACATGCCTTCTGAAATGAAAAAAGGCTGGTCTGCCGGATCCCTTTGTAGGTACCGGGAAAAACATACGAATATCTCTCATCACTTTTTATCTGTTCTCCTATAATGTCGCTTATGGCCTTAACATAATGGCTACCTGGTTTAAACAAATCCTTTAATTGAAAAAACTCTCCTGTTACAAGATCGATATGGGAATATTTTTTCACCGGCATTCCGTGAGCAGCACCAAATGGATAGTCATATCCGTTAATTTCAATGACTGCCAGCTGTTTTTCATAAAATGCCACTTCATAATCGCCTGTATAATGAGAGTCCAGCTGTTCCTGAGGAGAAACCTCCTTCACACCAGCGAGCTCCTTTAATGTTTGATTTACTCTTGCCCGGGTCCTTTCGTTTTCAATCCCTTCAATTTGCGGGTAGTATACAAGGTAATCCTTGTTTGGTTTATACTTTTTCTCTCTTACAGAAAACCTGCCGTTTAAAGGAATAATTTCATTTTGCCTCCATACAAGCTGGCCTTTTTATCAAAATAAAACAGCCTAAAGTCAATCTCTCCTCTTATTAAGGACCGGTCCACCTGGAGCACCCCGCTGCCGCTCAGAGCAGGAAATGTCGCGTCCCTTTTCCCATCATGATCGATAAAAAATGTATAAAGATTATTCGTTGCCGTAGCCAGGCCGTTTTCAAAGCTGGATATTGTGTTATAAATAAATCCTGTCAGCATATTTCCATCTGTATCTGCCAGTGCGTATTTTTTTCCTAAAAAGGGCTGTTCAGGGTGTATTGCCTTTCCGACCGCAACCCTCTTTTCTCCAAGGCTGATGATCGATTCATAGATAGGTTTTATAAGGAATTTCCCATTAGAGTCTATGAGTCCATACTTGTTTTTAAAATCCTCCGATACATTTACAATCGCTTTTCCTTCGATAAAGGGCTCAGCAAACGTAAATTGAGGCTCAATTACGACTTTCCCTTGTTCATTTATATATCCAAATTTCCCGTTCTTTTCCCTTTGGAACGCGATCAGCCCTTCTGAGTAATTGCTAACGTGGGCAAATTGATAAGTATGCAGTACCTTTCCAGTCAGGCCGATAAGGACAAACGGACCGTTTTTTATTTTTACAACAGCTTTGCCATTATTAAAATCGGTCGCCGATTCGTATTCAAGTGGAATGACTTCCTTTCCCCACCTATTGAGATAGCCATATAAATAATTCCCTTTATTATCAAGGCTCGCCGCCAATGCCCTTCCTTCTTTATAATCACCGATGAAATGATACTCCTTCTCTGTTAATATTTTTCCCGACTCATCCATTACATTATAATTATCCCTATTTATAACCGTTGCCCGTCCTTCCGAGAAAGGATGGATGGTTTCATATTTTGGTTTGGCGATAAAATATCCATTTGTATCGATTAGCCCATCACGTTCCATTAATCGGACAATGGCTAAAAAACTATTCTGAAAATCACCAGCATGATCATATATAGGAGGAAGGATTATGACACCTTTTCCATTAATGTAACCCCATTTGACGCCTCCAACCGTTTTCACCGAAGCCCTATATAGAAACACGGACCTAATTACAGAACTAGAAGGCTTATATGGAATATATCTTTGGTAATTGCCCATTTCGTTCTTACTCATTTTCATCCCCTCATTTTCCTTACTACCTATCATATGGAAGGGCGGATGACCTGTGACTTTTATAAAAAAGTTATTACTATTTACTTATTTTTGGACAATCACTCCATTTGGTATATGTGCCTTAAAAGATAAAAG encodes:
- the safA gene encoding SafA/ExsA family spore coat assembly protein, translated to MKKSYLFSLFSFLFLLSLFCLPGVSFAQQLYTVQPGDSLWKIAVRFQVGISEIIQANPQVKNPNLIYPGEKVNIPSYDATKSIEQQVIQLTNQERTKNGLPALTADWELSRVARYKANDMRDKNYFSHTSPTYGDPFTMMKNFGIAYRSAGENIAAGQATPQMVVQAWMNSPGHRANILSRNYTRIGVGYSKGGAQRYYWSQMFISK
- a CDS encoding DUF1360 domain-containing protein; protein product: MEHVSWMTYIMLILASYRLTHLIVFDKITEFIRRPFVKKVKVETENGTKSKEVPTSMFGYLLKCYWCAGIWSAIFLGGAYLLFPKMAFILILILSIAGGQSIIETFVGVNIKKVEYYANNTKNEKK
- a CDS encoding phosphotransferase, which encodes MTEIWSAERSLTPEEAEGIISMQFPQLAPLNINILGEGFDNTVFMVNKQYVFRFPRRKVAVELLETERKLLPQLVRMLKMPIPEPVFLGMPTTNYPWTFTGYKSVKGITPGVLTIEHRKQSAGALAEFLKSLHSFPVDQAHRLGVPFDEYYRLSIEKRKCRLEENIEKAIQGNLLPEQQNAIMEYANSLEDIKVSPIKMLVHGDLHFRNVVIDAEGLISGVIDWGDTHIGHPAVDLSIVYSFLPSDSRDQFFDVYGQIDEETQQLAQFKGIYTSLLLLLYGADKKNDELVAGAQESLALALS
- a CDS encoding FAD-dependent oxidoreductase; translated protein: MSTSEHNSHFPRTYWREIELPAYEKLAEDITVDVAIVGAGITGITAAYLLSKEGIKVALLEAGSVLNGTTGHTTAKITAQHGLFYDELISHLGEEKARLYYQSHIEALDFIKNTSNDKGIDCDFSPEDACIYSTTDEYAKKIEKEWEAYQKLGIDGYLSESIPFPIEIKNALFMKNQGQYHPLKFLTGLLKEAVRSGCAVYENTTAMEMEDIEDEHPKVVTRDGNRVTASKVLISSHFPFYDGMGFYFARMYAERSYAIGIKTESEYPGGMYISVDEPSRSIRYTPYGESGEKLLIIGGEKHKTGQGIDTISHYDALQKFAGETFGTEVISYRWSAQDLITLDKMPYIGPITEKKENILVATGYKKWGMTSGILAAHLLSDYVLHRENLYKELYSPSRFNADPSLKNLLTANADVAGHLLKGKLEFVPKDPGDLHNGEGSVVMYNGKRAGGYRDENGQLYLVDTTCTHLGCECEWNHAEKTWDCPCHGSRFSYAGDVVEGPALDPLKKVEE
- a CDS encoding DUF3298 domain-containing protein, which produces MLSIYFKPYEIAPYVAGFPTFQIRFEELSDIIDRNGVFWESFH
- a CDS encoding WG repeat-containing protein; amino-acid sequence: MSKNEMGNYQRYIPYKPSSSVIRSVFLYRASVKTVGGVKWGYINGKGVIILPPIYDHAGDFQNSFLAIVRLMERDGLIDTNGYFIAKPKYETIHPFSEGRATVINRDNYNVMDESGKILTEKEYHFIGDYKEGRALAASLDNKGNYLYGYLNRWGKEVIPLEYESATDFNNGKAVVKIKNGPFVLIGLTGKVLHTYQFAHVSNYSEGLIAFQREKNGKFGYINEQGKVVIEPQFTFAEPFIEGKAIVNVSEDFKNKYGLIDSNGKFLIKPIYESIISLGEKRVAVGKAIHPEQPFLGKKYALADTDGNMLTGFIYNTISSFENGLATATNNLYTFFIDHDGKRDATFPALSGSGVLQVDRSLIRGEIDFRLFYFDKKASLYGGKMKLFL